The Balearica regulorum gibbericeps isolate bBalReg1 chromosome 5, bBalReg1.pri, whole genome shotgun sequence genome window below encodes:
- the CTR9 gene encoding RNA polymerase-associated protein CTR9 homolog, translating to MSRGSIEIPLRDTDEVIELDFDQLPEGDEVISILKQEHTQLHIWIALALEYYKQGKTEDFVKLLEAARIDGNLDYRDHEKDQMTCLDTLAAYYVQQARKEKNKDNKKELITQATLLYTMADKIIMYDQNHLLGRACFCLLEGDKMDQADAQFHFVLNQSPNNIPALLGKACISFNKKDYRGALAYYKKALRTNPGCPAEVRLGMGHCFVKLNKLEKARLAFSRALELNSKCVGALVGLAVLELNNKEADSIKNGVQLLSRAYTIDPSNPMVLNHLANHFFFKKDYGKVQHLALHAFHNTEVEAMQAESCYQLARSFHVQEDYDQAFQYYYQATQFASSSFVLPFFGLGQMYIYRGDKENASQCFEKVLKAYPNNYETMKILGSLYAASEDQEKRDIAKGHLKKVTEQYPDDVEAWIELAQILEQTDIQGALSAYGTATRILQEKVQADVPPEILNNVGALHFRLGNLGEAKKYFLASLDRAKAEAEHDEHYYNAISVTTSYNLARLYEAMCEFHEAEKLYKNILREHPNYVDCYLRLGAMARDKGNFYEASDWFKEALQINQDHPDAWSLIGNLHLAKQEWGPGQKKFERILKQPSTQNDTYSMLALGNVWLQTLHQPTRDREKEKRHQDRALAIYKQVLRNDPKNLYAANGIGAVLAHKGYFREARDVFAQVREATADISDVWLNLAHIYVEQKQYISAVQMYENCLRKFYKHQNTEVLLYLARALFKCGKLQECKQTLLKARHVAPSDTVLMFNVALVLQRLATSVLKDEKSNLKEVLNAVKELELAHRYFSYLSKVGDKMRFDLALAATEARQCSDLLSQAQYHVARARKQDEEERELRAKQEQEKELLRQKLLKEQEEKRLREKEEQKKLLEQRAQYVEKTKNILMFTGEVEGSKEKKRGGGGGRRSKKGAGEFDEFVNDDSDEDLPMSRKKKKRKGSGSEQDGEEEEGERKKKKRRRPQKADEGSDEEEHENAPRPKKRRPPKAEKKKAPKPERLPPSMKGKIKSKAIISSSDDSSDEDKLKIADDGHARNSNSDSDDGEQQHSKRIVSDSDSDNRNKSGSEAGSPRRSSVHPSEEDSDSDRSARKRRRSDSEQSDNESVQSGRSHSGGSENESRPASRSADSDRDSERGSDNEGSGRGSGNESEPEGSNDEGSEGGSDDSD from the exons GTTATTGAGCTTGACTTCGATCAGTTGCCTGAGGGTGATGAAGTTATAAGTATACTGAAACAGGAACACACTCAACTGCACATATGGATTGCCTTAGCG CTGGAATACTACaaacaagggaaaacagaagactTTGTGAAGCTGTTGGAAGCTGCACGCATAGATGGTAACTTGGACTACAGAGACCATGAAAAAGATCAGATGACGTGTCTGGATACTTTGGCAGCATACTATGTACAGCAGGCTCGAAAGGAGAAGAACAAAGATAACAAGAAGGAGCTCATTACGCAAGCTACCTTGTTGTATACTATGGCTGACAAAATTATCATGTATGATCAG AATCACTTGTTGGGAAGAGCCTGCTTTTGTCTCCTTGAAGGTGATAAGATGGACCAAGCTGATGCACAGTTCCACTTCGTGCTCAACCAGTCTCCAAATAATATTCCTGCCCTTCTTG GTAAAGCGTGCATTTCTTTCAACAAGAAAGATTATAGAGGAGCCCTTGCATACTACAAGAAAGCATTGCGTACCAACCCAGGTTGCCCAG CTGAGGTTCGATTAGGTATGGGCCACTGCTTCGTGAAACTGAACAAGTTGGAAAAAGCTCGCTTAGCGTTCAGCAGGGCTCTGGAGCTAAATTCAAAATGCGTAGGGGCTTTGGTTGGACTGGCTGTTCTGGAACTCAATAATAAAGAG GCTGATTCCATCAAGAATGGTGTTCAACTCCTCTCTAGGGCTTACACAATTGATCCCAGTAATCCAATGGTGTTGAATCACTTGGCTAATCACTTCTTCTTCAAGAAG gactATGGTAAAGTGCAACACTTGGCTCTTCATGCTTTCCATAATACAGAAGTTGAAGCAATGCAAGCAGAGAGTTGTTATCAGCTGGCTAGGTCTTTTCATGTACAG gaAGATTATGATCAAGCTTTCCAGTATTATTACCAGGCCACTCAGTTTGCCTCATCCTCTTTTGTACTTCCATTTTTTGGATTGGGTCAAATGTACATTTATCGAGGGGACAAAGAGAACGCTTCACAATGctttgaaaaagttttgaaagcCTATCCTAACAATTATGAAACTATGAAGATCCTTGGATCTCTTTATGCAGCTTCAGAAGACCAGGAGAAACGGGATATTGCAAAG GGACATCTGAAGAAAGTCACAGAACAGTATCCTGATGATGTAGAGGCATGGATTGAGCTAGCCCAAATTCTAGAACAGACTGATATACAG GGTGCACTGTCAGCTTATGGTACAGCCACACGTATTCTGCAAGAGAAAGTACAGGCTGACGTCCCACCAGAGATCTTGAATAATGTGGGTGCTCTGCACTTCAGGCTGGGAAACCTAGGAGAAGCAAAG aaatattttttggcaTCACTGGATCGTgcaaaagcagaagctgaacATGATGAGCATTATTACAATGCTATCTCTGTAACAACGTCCTATAACCTTGCCAGACTATATGAAGCGATGTGTGAATTTCATGAAGCGGAAAAGctgtataaaaacattttaagagaaCATCCTAATTACGTTGATT GCTACTTGCGCTTGGGAGCTATGGCTAGGGATAAAGGAAATTTTTATGAGGCTTCCGATTGGTTTAAAGAAGCACTTCAGATAAATCAG gaCCATCCAGATGCTTGGTCTCTGATCGGCAATCTTCATTTGGCTAAACAAGAGTGGGGTCCAGGAcagaagaaatttgaaagaaTATTGAAACAGCCCTCCACACAAAATGATACTTATTCTATGCTGGCTCTTGGCAATGTCTGGTTGCAGACTCTACATCAACCCacaagagacagagaaaag GAGAAGCGTCATCAAGACCGTGCATTAGCAATCTACAAGCAAGTACTCAGAAATGATCCAAAGAATTTGTATGCTGCTAATGGCATAG GAGCTGTCTTGGCACATAAAGGATATTTCCGTGAAGCTCGTGATGTTTTTGCCCAAGTGAGAGAGGCAACAGCAGATATCAGTGATGTGTGGCTGAATTTGGCACATATCTACGTAGAACAGAAACAGTACATCAGTGCTGTGCAGATG TATGAAAACTGCCTCAGAAAGTTCTATAAGCATCAAAATACTGAAGTATTGCTGTATTTGGCCCGGGCACTCTTCAAATGTGGGAAATTACAGGAATGCAAACAAACTTTGTTAAAG GCGAGGCATGTAGCACCAAGTGATACAGTCCTTATGTTTAATGTGGCTTTAGTGCTACAAAGACTAGCTACCTCTGtcttgaaagatgaaaaaagcaaTCTAAAGGAGGTGCTTAATGCGGTGAAAGAACTGGAGCTAGCCCACAG gtacTTCAGTTACTTGAGTAAAGTAGGTGATAAGATGAGATTTGACTTGGCACTTGCTGCTACGGAAGCCAG GCAATGCTCTGACTTACTGAGTCAAGCCCAGTATCATGTGGCTCGGGCACGCAAGCAGGATGAAGAAGAGAGGGAGCTGCGTGCAAAgcaagagcaggaaaaggagcTGCTTCGCCAAAAACTACTTAAAGAACAG gAAGAGAAGCGcctaagagaaaaagaagagcagaagaaactTCTGGAACAAAGAGCTCAATATGTGGAGAAAACCAAGAATATTCTGATGTTCACTGGTGAAGTAGAAGgatcaaaggagaaaaaacgTGGTGGCGGTGGAGGCAGG CGTTCCAAAAAAGGAGCAGGGGAATTTGATGAGTTTGTCAACGATGACAGTGATGAAGATCTGCCCAtgtctagaaagaaaaagaagaggaagggcAGTGGTAGTGAACaagatggggaagaagaggagggtgagagaaagaagaagaagaggaggag ACCCCAGAAGGCAGATGAGGGGAGCGATGAAGAGGAACACGAAAATGCTCCAAGGCCTAAAAAACGACGTCCacccaaagcagagaaaaagaaggct CCCAAACCAGAACGTCTGCCTCCTTCAATGAAAGGAAAGATCAAATCAAAAGCCATCATTTCATCAAGTGATGATTCTTCTGATGAGGATAAACTCAAAATTGCTGATGACGG ACATGCTAGAAATAGCAACAGTGATTCAGATGACGGGGAACAGCAGCACAGTAAACGTATTGTTTCTGATAGTGATTCTGATAACAGAAACAAATCTGGTAGCGAGGCAGGTAGTCCAAGGAGGTCCAGTGTCCACCCATCTGAGGAAGATTCTGACAGTGACAGGTCGGCTAGAAAAAGGAGGCGATCAGATTCGGAGCAGTCTGACAATGAGTCTGTACAGTCGGGGAGAAGTCATTCCGGTGGTTCAGAAAATGAATCTCGCCCAGCTTCTCGCAGTGCTGACTCAGACAGAGATTCTGAGAGAGGATCTGACAACGAGGGATCTGGCAGAGGATCTGGTAATGAATCTGAACCAGAAGGATCCAATGATGAGGGATCTGAAGGTGGTTCAGATGACAGTGATTAG
- the EIF4G2 gene encoding eukaryotic translation initiation factor 4 gamma 2 isoform X1, which yields MLGNIKFIGELGKLDLIHESILHKCIKTLLEKKKRVQLKDMGEDLECLCQIMRTVGPRLDHAKAKSLMDQYFARMRSLMSSKELPARIRFLLQDTVELREHNWVPRKAFLDNGPKTINQIRQDAVKDLGVFIPAPMSQGMRSDFFLEGPFMPPRMKLDRDPLGGLADMFGQMPGSGIGTGPGVIQDRFSPTMGRHRSNQLFNGHGGHLMPSAQSQFGELGKSFLKSQGQSQLYHNQNQGLLSQQQGQSKDMPPRFSKKGQLNADEISLRPAQSFLMNKNQVPKLQPQITMIPPSAQPPRTQTPPLGQPPQLGLKTNPPLIQEKPAKTTKKPPPSKEELLKQTEAVVTEYLNNGNANDAVNTVREMRAPKHFIPEMLSKVIIQSLDRSDEDKEKASTLISLLKQEGIATSDNFMQAFLNVLDQCPKLEVDIPLVKSYLAQFAARAIISELVSISELAQPLESGTHFPLFLLCLQQLAKLQDREWLTELFQQSKVNMQKMLPEIDQNKDRMLEILEGKGLSFLFPLLKLEKELLKQIKSDPSPQAIYKWIKDNISPKLHVDKGFVNILMTSFLQYISSEVNPPSDESDSSSVPSKEQLEQEKQLLLSFKPVMQKFLHDHVDLQVSALYALQVHCYNNNFPKGMLLRFFVHFYDMEIIEEEAFLAWKEDITQEFPGKGKALFQVNQWLTWLETAEEEESEEEAD from the exons ATGCTGGGGAACATCAAATTCATTGGAGAACTTGGCAAGCTTGATCTTATTCATGAATCTATCCTTCATAAGTGCATCAAAACA cttttggaaaagaagaagagagtCCAACTCAAAGATATGGGGGAGGATTTGGAGTGCCTCTGTCAGATAATGAGGACAGTGGGACCTAGATTAGACCATGCAAAAGCCAAG TCCTTAATGGATCAGTACTTTGCCCGTATGCGCTCCTTGATGTCAAGTAAGGAATTGCCAGCAAGGATTCGTTTCCTGCTGCAG GATACTGTGGAGTTGAGAGAACACAACTGGGTTCCTCGCAAAGCTTTTCTTGACAATGGACCAAAGACTATCAATCAAATCCGTCAAGATGCAGTAAAA gatCTGGGAGTTTTTATTCCTGCTCCTATGTCTCAAGGGATGAGAAGCGACTTCTTTCTGGAGGGACCCTTTATGCCACCCAGGATGAAACTTGACAGGGACCCACTCGGAGGGCTTGCTGATATGTTTGGACAAATGCCAG GTAGCGGAATTGGTACTGGTCCAGGGGTTATTCAGGATAGATTTTCACCCACCATGGGACGCCATCGTTCAAACCAACTTTTCAATGGCCATGGGGGTCACCTCATGCCTTCTGCTCAATCCCAGTTTGGAGAACTAGgcaaatcttttctgaaaagtcag GGGCAAAGCCAGCTCTACCATAACCAGAATCAGGGACTCTTATCCCAGCAACAAGGACAGTCGAAGGATATGCCACCTCGGTTTTCTAAGAAAGGACAGCTTAATGCAGATGAG ATTAGCCTGAGACCTGCTCAGTCTTTTCTAATGAATAAAAACCAAGTGCCAAAGCTTCAGCCCCAGATAACTATGATTCCTCCCAGTGCTCAACCACCACGCACACAGACACCACCTTTGGGACAg CCTCCTCAACTTGGTCTTAAAACAAATCCACCACTTATACAAGAAAAGCCTGCAAAGACCACCAAGAAACCGCCTCCTTCTAAAGAAGAGCTACTTAAACAAACT gaaGCTGTTGTGACTGAGTATCTGAACAATGGAAATGCTAATGATGCTGTCAATACTGTGAGAGAAATGAGAGCTCCAAAACACTTCATTCCTGAGATGTTGAGCAAAGTAATCATTCAATCCCTAGATAGATCAGATgaagacaaagagaaagcaagcactTTGATCAGCTTGCTCAAGCAGGAGGGAATAGCCACAAGTGACAACTTCATGCAG GCATTCCTGAATGTATTGGACCAGTGCCCCAAACTGGAGGTGGACATCCCATTGGTGAAATCCTACTTAGCACAGTTTGCAGCCCGTGCCATTATTTCAGAACTGGTGAGCATTTCCGAACTGGCTCAACCACTGGAAAGTGGCACccatttccctctcttcctgctTTGCCTTCAGCAGTTAGCTAAGTTACAAGATCGTGAATGGCTAACAGAATTGTTCCAACAAAGCAAAGTGAATATGCAGAAAATGTTGCCAG AAATTGACCAGAACAAGGACCGCATGCTGGAGATCTTAGAAGGGAAGGGGCTTAGCTTCTTGTTCCCGCTTCTGAAACTGGAGAAGGAACtgctaaaacaaataaaatcgGATCCATCCCCTCAAGCCATCTATAAGTGGATTAAAGATAACATTTCACCCAAACTTCATGTAGATAAGGGATTTGTGAATATATTGATGACCAG tttcttGCAGTATATTTCTAGTGAAGTAAACCCACCTAGTGATGAATCAGATTCTTCATCTGTTCCATCTAAAGAGCAGCTAGAGCAGGAAAAAcaactgctgctttccttcaagCCGGTAATGCAGAAGTTCCTCCATGACCATGTTGATCTGCAAGTGAGTGCTTTATATGCACTCCAGGTGCACTGCTACAACAATAACTTCCCAAAAG GCATGTTACTGCGCTTCTTTGTTCATTTCTATGACATGGAGATCATTGAAGAAGAAGCCTTCTTGGCATGGAAAGAAGATATTACTCAAGAGTTTCCAGGGAAAGGCAAAGCTTTATTCCAG GTAAACCAATGGCTAACCTGGCTGGAAACTGCTGAAGAAGAAGAATCTGAAGAAGAAGCTGACTAA
- the EIF4G2 gene encoding eukaryotic translation initiation factor 4 gamma 2 isoform X2, with protein MLGNIKFIGELGKLDLIHESILHKCIKTLLEKKKRVQLKDMGEDLECLCQIMRTVGPRLDHAKAKSLMDQYFARMRSLMSSKELPARIRFLLQDTVELREHNWVPRKAFLDNGPKTINQIRQDAVKDLGVFIPAPMSQGMRSDFFLEGPFMPPRMKLDRDPLGGLADMFGQMPGSGIGTGPGVIQDRFSPTMGRHRSNQLFNGHGGHLMPSAQSQFGELGKSFLKSQISLRPAQSFLMNKNQVPKLQPQITMIPPSAQPPRTQTPPLGQPPQLGLKTNPPLIQEKPAKTTKKPPPSKEELLKQTEAVVTEYLNNGNANDAVNTVREMRAPKHFIPEMLSKVIIQSLDRSDEDKEKASTLISLLKQEGIATSDNFMQAFLNVLDQCPKLEVDIPLVKSYLAQFAARAIISELVSISELAQPLESGTHFPLFLLCLQQLAKLQDREWLTELFQQSKVNMQKMLPEIDQNKDRMLEILEGKGLSFLFPLLKLEKELLKQIKSDPSPQAIYKWIKDNISPKLHVDKGFVNILMTSFLQYISSEVNPPSDESDSSSVPSKEQLEQEKQLLLSFKPVMQKFLHDHVDLQVSALYALQVHCYNNNFPKGMLLRFFVHFYDMEIIEEEAFLAWKEDITQEFPGKGKALFQVNQWLTWLETAEEEESEEEAD; from the exons ATGCTGGGGAACATCAAATTCATTGGAGAACTTGGCAAGCTTGATCTTATTCATGAATCTATCCTTCATAAGTGCATCAAAACA cttttggaaaagaagaagagagtCCAACTCAAAGATATGGGGGAGGATTTGGAGTGCCTCTGTCAGATAATGAGGACAGTGGGACCTAGATTAGACCATGCAAAAGCCAAG TCCTTAATGGATCAGTACTTTGCCCGTATGCGCTCCTTGATGTCAAGTAAGGAATTGCCAGCAAGGATTCGTTTCCTGCTGCAG GATACTGTGGAGTTGAGAGAACACAACTGGGTTCCTCGCAAAGCTTTTCTTGACAATGGACCAAAGACTATCAATCAAATCCGTCAAGATGCAGTAAAA gatCTGGGAGTTTTTATTCCTGCTCCTATGTCTCAAGGGATGAGAAGCGACTTCTTTCTGGAGGGACCCTTTATGCCACCCAGGATGAAACTTGACAGGGACCCACTCGGAGGGCTTGCTGATATGTTTGGACAAATGCCAG GTAGCGGAATTGGTACTGGTCCAGGGGTTATTCAGGATAGATTTTCACCCACCATGGGACGCCATCGTTCAAACCAACTTTTCAATGGCCATGGGGGTCACCTCATGCCTTCTGCTCAATCCCAGTTTGGAGAACTAGgcaaatcttttctgaaaagtcag ATTAGCCTGAGACCTGCTCAGTCTTTTCTAATGAATAAAAACCAAGTGCCAAAGCTTCAGCCCCAGATAACTATGATTCCTCCCAGTGCTCAACCACCACGCACACAGACACCACCTTTGGGACAg CCTCCTCAACTTGGTCTTAAAACAAATCCACCACTTATACAAGAAAAGCCTGCAAAGACCACCAAGAAACCGCCTCCTTCTAAAGAAGAGCTACTTAAACAAACT gaaGCTGTTGTGACTGAGTATCTGAACAATGGAAATGCTAATGATGCTGTCAATACTGTGAGAGAAATGAGAGCTCCAAAACACTTCATTCCTGAGATGTTGAGCAAAGTAATCATTCAATCCCTAGATAGATCAGATgaagacaaagagaaagcaagcactTTGATCAGCTTGCTCAAGCAGGAGGGAATAGCCACAAGTGACAACTTCATGCAG GCATTCCTGAATGTATTGGACCAGTGCCCCAAACTGGAGGTGGACATCCCATTGGTGAAATCCTACTTAGCACAGTTTGCAGCCCGTGCCATTATTTCAGAACTGGTGAGCATTTCCGAACTGGCTCAACCACTGGAAAGTGGCACccatttccctctcttcctgctTTGCCTTCAGCAGTTAGCTAAGTTACAAGATCGTGAATGGCTAACAGAATTGTTCCAACAAAGCAAAGTGAATATGCAGAAAATGTTGCCAG AAATTGACCAGAACAAGGACCGCATGCTGGAGATCTTAGAAGGGAAGGGGCTTAGCTTCTTGTTCCCGCTTCTGAAACTGGAGAAGGAACtgctaaaacaaataaaatcgGATCCATCCCCTCAAGCCATCTATAAGTGGATTAAAGATAACATTTCACCCAAACTTCATGTAGATAAGGGATTTGTGAATATATTGATGACCAG tttcttGCAGTATATTTCTAGTGAAGTAAACCCACCTAGTGATGAATCAGATTCTTCATCTGTTCCATCTAAAGAGCAGCTAGAGCAGGAAAAAcaactgctgctttccttcaagCCGGTAATGCAGAAGTTCCTCCATGACCATGTTGATCTGCAAGTGAGTGCTTTATATGCACTCCAGGTGCACTGCTACAACAATAACTTCCCAAAAG GCATGTTACTGCGCTTCTTTGTTCATTTCTATGACATGGAGATCATTGAAGAAGAAGCCTTCTTGGCATGGAAAGAAGATATTACTCAAGAGTTTCCAGGGAAAGGCAAAGCTTTATTCCAG GTAAACCAATGGCTAACCTGGCTGGAAACTGCTGAAGAAGAAGAATCTGAAGAAGAAGCTGACTAA